The Candidatus Kryptoniota bacterium DNA segment CTCGCTTTTTGTTTCGAACTACGCTCTTCTCCCGCCCCTCTACTATCAACGAGTCGATGGCTTACCCGTGTCCGGCACCACAGCCCTCGTCCTTCCGGTGATGAACGGGACGAAACTCAATTCGCCGATTTTATATTTCAACTTAAGGAACAGGAGCGCGGCATTCCTCGCGTACGGTCTGTGGCGATTGAAAATGATGAGCGCTCTGAGTGGATTGCAACCCGATTTCTTGAATGAATTTATTGAAACTATACTGAGAACTCTGATCAACGGCGGGAAACAAAAACTCCTTACGCTTCATACAGACAAAAAAAATTACGATCCTTCCGAGAAAATTCAGTTTAATGCTCTCCTTGTAGACCAGGCCGGTTCTCCGGTGAGTGATGCCGCAGTAGATGTGCGCATTGAAAGCGAGGGCACCCATAGGACATTCTCGGATATCCAGTTGGCCGCGACGGGGGAGGGGGGATACTCAGGTGAAATCCCGGCGCCGGGCGAAGGGAAATATGTGTTTGTCGGGAGGGTGTCGGCACTCGCCCCACCTGCCACATTTTATGGCGCCGATAGTGGTACAGTTGTCGTCGAACCGCTCAGGACGGAATTCGTTCAAACTCCGATGAATGCCACATTGCTCAGACAGGTCGCGTCTGTGAGCGGCGGACGTTTCATGACTCCTGAGGAGTTCATACGCCACGGGTTGAACTTAAACCCTGAATGGAAGGAACCCGTTGACTTGACCGACACCAAGAAATTCGAAATCCTATCACTTCTCCCTGCACTTGGATTAGCCCTGGCGCTTCTCACGGTCGAATGGACGTTACGAAAGCTCTGGGGCCTGCCCTGACCGTTACGAATGGCAACTCCCTTCTTCGACTTCACCATAACAACTTCAATTGTGTCCTCCCCCTTTTGAAGTTCCTTCGTGATCGGTTTCAAATAAACTTAACAGCAAAGTAATCTTTGACTAACCTCCTATTAGTTCCACAATGGCTAGATTAATAGATGCGGAAGATCATGATGGTTGTAATGTCGTGCGTCTCTCTTCTGTGTCTTGACGCCGAGTGTGGCGCGCAACCTAAAGGCGAAAGCATCGCGCCTCCTAGTGTGGAAGGCAGGATAGTGTGGCTTGCTTATGATTCCCGATTTGAAAGCGCACTGAATCAGATCGACGAAGAAATTCGTCCGGAAGGCGACTCAATGAAATGGAATTTTTTCCGGGGCGTGGTATTTTGGCAGGAACATATACTACTCGACAGCGCCGGTATCCCTTCGGCAGATGTGGAGGCGAGCTTTCTGAGTTCCATCCAACTTGTTATTTCGGCCGGGGAATCGAGGCTTTCCGGAGAACCTGATGATCCGGAGGCACTTTTCTACACCGGTTTCGCGCTCGGCTACAGGGCAAAATATGACGCCGCCGAAGGAGACAAGTTCAAGGCCGCATCGGACGGCAATAAAGGACTGAGCTTTCACAAGAAGCTCTTGACCGCGCATCCTGAATACTACGACGCCTACTTCAGCCTCGCGCTTTTCAATTTCTACACAAGCGCGCTTCCGTGGTTTTTAAAACCGCTCCTGTTCATCCTTGGAAAAAGCGGGTCGGAGGATAAGGCATACGATTATCTTTGGCTCGCTGGAGGAAAAGGCGAGTTCACAAGATATGCAGCCCAGGAAATTCTCGGCGAGCTTTACGCACGAGACAAGTCTTATGATTCCTCAACGGCAGTGTACCAGAAATTGATTATGCAATTTCCCGACTCCCGACTTTATTATTATACAAGGCTTTCATGCATCCTTATGGATGGTAAAGAATATTCACGGAATGTGACCGAGTGCCTCAGCGCGTTGAGCGCCGTGGCGTCCATGAAGCTGGACCGCGTAGACTCGCTTTATCTTGGAATTATTCAGATGCGGCTCGCAGAGAGTTGTCAGTACACAGGAGACTATTCAGAAGCACAGAAGCACTATGACTGGATAGTGAGAGCAAACCGATCGACTGAGGCGGTCAGGATCGCACGCGATCGTTTGGCGGACATACAAAAGCGTTGAGGATAGCAAGTGGACCGAACGGAGTCGATACAGACGCTCATTCTGGTCAGTGGGCCGTGATCAAATTAGATTGACATTATGCCACCTTGCCCGTAATTTTCTGATGAATTATTTGAGAGAGAAATCCGGATGGCTGTACTCGCCGCAATAGACGTTGGGTCAAACGCGATTCGACTTTCGATTGGTCGCACGGGGAACGACGGAAAGATAAGCGCGGTTGAAAGCATGCGGGAGCCAATCCGCCTGGGTCGCGATGTGTTCACCCGACGGGTTATCTCGGACCAGACGATGGAAGAGGCGTGCGACGCTTTCCGGGGATTCAAATCCGCAATCGATAGGAACGGCGTGACATGGACGAGGGCGGTCGCAACGAGCGCTCTGCGGGAGGCGATGAACCGTGACACATTCATAGACAGAATCTCGCAAGCAGCGTCCATCGAAATTGAGGTGATCGGACCTGAAGAAGAGGCGAGACTGATCCAGCTTGCTGTCTCCGAAAAGGTCAATCTAAAGAACAAGACGGCCCTCCTTATCGATATTGGCGGAGGAAGCACTGAGGTGACGCTGGTTGTCGATGGCAGCATTGTCTCCACAGAAAGTTTTCGGCTCGGCGCGGTCAGGCTCCTGCAGATGCTTGAGGAGCAAAAGCAAGGCGAGAAGAAATTCAACGTTCTTGTGCGTGAGTATGTCGATTCGGCCCAGCGCCGGCTCAGGAGAGAGCTCGGCGACAGGAAGATCGATATCTGCGCGGGAACAGGAGGGAACATCGACGCTCTGATCGGGCTCCGTAAAGATATGCTGATGAAGGAAAGGGACTCGTCGATAGATGTCTCGGAGCTCGACGTCATAGTAAAGAAGCTTTCCTCGACAACGTTTGAAGATCGTGTTCGTGAGCTGAGGTTGAGACCGGATAGGGCGGACGTGATTGTACCCGCCGCTATCATTCTTCAGGAGATTGTGAAGGTCGCAAAGGTCAATGAGATCCTCATTCCGAAAGTTGGATTGAAGGACGGATTAATGATCGATATGGGACTTGAGATCTTCGGGACCCACAAGCATACCAACCGGGATCAGACTGTTACATCAGCGATCGAAGTCGGGAGAAAATATTCATTCGATGAACAACACGGCTTGATCGTGGCGAGGTACGCTGTCGAACTTTTTGACCAGACAAAGACACTGCACAACTTGAATCTTGAACACAGATCGTTGCTGGAGATCGCATCGATCCTGCATGATGTCGGAACCTACATCAGTATGACGGCCCATCACAAACACACCTATTACCTTCTCACGGCTACTCCGGTGATAGGACTCTCGCGCGCTCAGATGGAAATCGTCGCGAACGTGGCGCGTTACCATCGTAAGTCGTTTCCGAAGATGCAGCACGAAGCTTATCGACTCCTCTCATCTAAGGATCGCGTGGTAGTTTCAAAGCTCGCTGCAATACTCCGGATGGCAGACGCGATGGACAACGAGCACGCGTCGAAGGTCAGTTCGTTTACAACTGAATATAAGAAACCGAATTTCACAGTACGGCTTGAGGGTGAAGGTGATCTTCTTCTTGAGAAGTGGGCGCTGATGCGGAAGGGAGACCTCTTCGAAGAAGTTTTCGGCGTGAAGGTCGGTGTTGTGGAATAACTGTCCCGATTCTTTCTCGCCGATTGTAACGACAAATCATCGTAAAAAGAAAATCCACCCGGTCGCAGTCTTGCGATGACACAAACATGCACGTGTGCAAATTTCGCCGGAAACGGCACTGTGCGGGTGAATCAGGCGCTAAATTTGCGTAGAAAATGGATCGGATGCAGGGGTTGTTAGAGGTTAACAATTCCTTAACTTGTCATTGAATCGCGGGGCGAACTATTTTGTTGAGAATTGGAGGAGGATCGAAAGGTGATGCATCTACCACCATTGAGAAACGCCGAGGAATTTAGCCGGAATGATCTCGATGAAGAACCCATAGCGCCGAAGAATTCGCGAATCTCTAAAGGCCATCAGACTGGGCAGCGCTCCAAAAGAGCCGGCGAGCATAAATATGAAAGGCCTATAGACTTCGGGTCGTCACAAGTCAGGCCCGTGCTGGATCCGTCGCTCTATATCAATCGCGAGTTGAGCTGGCTGGAATTCAATCAGCGAGTTCTGGAGGAGGCCCGCGACAAAAGGCATCCGCTTCTTGAACGCGTGAAATTTCTTTCCATCGTCAATTCAAACCTTGACGAATTCTTCATGATTCGCGTCGCAGGAATACAGGAGCAGGTCCGCGCCCAGTTCGGAGAGCTCTCGCCTGACGGCATGACACCCGAACAGCAGCTCCATGCCATCCATGAGCGCGTCAACACGATGGCAAAAGAGATGTGCGACTGCTTCTGGCAGGACCTCCATCCGGCGCTCGCGGAGTCCGGGATTCATCTTCTCAAGATGGACCAGGTCAACTCGGATGACAGGGCCAAACTTTCCGAACTCTTCGCCCGGGAAATATTTCCGGTATTGACACCGCTCGCATTCGATCCAGGACATCCGTTCCCGTACATTTCAAATCTGAGTCTCAATATTGCGGCTGTGGTTACGACACCGCAGGGCGAAGAGAAATTCGCGCGCGTGAAAGTGCCGGGCGTGATTGCCCGCCTCGTAAAGATTCCGAATGGAGACTCACCAATTCTTCGTTTCGTCTGGCTGGAGGACTTGATAGCAGAAAATCTAAATCTCCTTTTCCCGGGCATGAGTGTGAAGGAATCCTATGTTTTCCGAATCACGAGAAATGCCGACATAGAAATTCAGGAGGACGAGGCTGAGGATTTGATCAGCTCAATAGAGGAATCGGTCCGCCAGCGTCGCTTCGGCTCAGTGGTGCAGGTCGCGGTACAAGACACGATGCCGGCTCGGATAAGGAACATTCTGATCGAGAACCTCGAAGTGACTCCGGACGGCGTGTATGACATGCCGCCGCCGCTCGGCCTTATCCACCTTACAGAGCTCCTCTCGCTCCCCAGACCTGAGCTCAAAGACCAGCCATACCATCCGTCTCCACTCGGGTCGGAGGAAGACGGCGAAGACTTGTTTAGCAT contains these protein-coding regions:
- a CDS encoding Ppx/GppA phosphatase family protein — protein: MAVLAAIDVGSNAIRLSIGRTGNDGKISAVESMREPIRLGRDVFTRRVISDQTMEEACDAFRGFKSAIDRNGVTWTRAVATSALREAMNRDTFIDRISQAASIEIEVIGPEEEARLIQLAVSEKVNLKNKTALLIDIGGGSTEVTLVVDGSIVSTESFRLGAVRLLQMLEEQKQGEKKFNVLVREYVDSAQRRLRRELGDRKIDICAGTGGNIDALIGLRKDMLMKERDSSIDVSELDVIVKKLSSTTFEDRVRELRLRPDRADVIVPAAIILQEIVKVAKVNEILIPKVGLKDGLMIDMGLEIFGTHKHTNRDQTVTSAIEVGRKYSFDEQHGLIVARYAVELFDQTKTLHNLNLEHRSLLEIASILHDVGTYISMTAHHKHTYYLLTATPVIGLSRAQMEIVANVARYHRKSFPKMQHEAYRLLSSKDRVVVSKLAAILRMADAMDNEHASKVSSFTTEYKKPNFTVRLEGEGDLLLEKWALMRKGDLFEEVFGVKVGVVE
- the ppk1 gene encoding polyphosphate kinase 1; its protein translation is MHLPPLRNAEEFSRNDLDEEPIAPKNSRISKGHQTGQRSKRAGEHKYERPIDFGSSQVRPVLDPSLYINRELSWLEFNQRVLEEARDKRHPLLERVKFLSIVNSNLDEFFMIRVAGIQEQVRAQFGELSPDGMTPEQQLHAIHERVNTMAKEMCDCFWQDLHPALAESGIHLLKMDQVNSDDRAKLSELFAREIFPVLTPLAFDPGHPFPYISNLSLNIAAVVTTPQGEEKFARVKVPGVIARLVKIPNGDSPILRFVWLEDLIAENLNLLFPGMSVKESYVFRITRNADIEIQEDEAEDLISSIEESVRQRRFGSVVQVAVQDTMPARIRNILIENLEVTPDGVYDMPPPLGLIHLTELLSLPRPELKDQPYHPSPLGSEEDGEDLFSIIRHKDVLLHHPYDSFNPVVQLIESAVNDPNVLAIKQTLYRIGRESPLVPLLIRAAENGKQVAVLVELKARFDEENNIGWAKQLERAGIHVVYGLVGLKTHAKMALVVRKEQDGLRRYVHLSTGNYNAVTAKIYTDLSYFTCREEIADDVTQVFNFLTGYSKRETYRKLAVAPVTLREKLNELIDREIKNVLAGKPGRMILKMNALTDVQMISKLYEASKVGVRIELIVRGICSLRPGVKNLSENVRVVSIVGRYLEHSRVFYFENAGTPQIYLSSADLMGRNLYRRVELMFPIEDPAEMEVIMKEVLEPALNDRTRGRELRTDGAYTRLTTPGGEQAPDSQQALMLSRSKMGTIPKVVPREFPLRD